One genomic window of Elaeis guineensis isolate ETL-2024a chromosome 2, EG11, whole genome shotgun sequence includes the following:
- the LOC105040319 gene encoding protein IQ-domain 26-like produces the protein MGRATRWLRSLLGGKKDAKDQKDDAGTGGGERKEKKRWSFGKFRRSSSGGETQNPVPAADSEWLKSFYAEREEQNMHAIAVAVATTAAASAAVTAAQAAVVRLQSQGRGTMFNGGIEQWAAVKIQTAFRGYLAKKALRALKALVKLQALVRGFLVRKQAAATLHRLQALIRAQAAARQQNSRSLPSKEGRFPADIRPRQSYERFNEARSEQLAPVHSRRLSCLDSPSYSIDRSPKIVEMDTCRIKSRSSRRTTPSVSEPTEDQHTLSISSPFPCQTPTRLSIRTRQISQDRDSSLSRDDKCRYSKTAYNTPRYVGYASNTPVTPAKSLNTVDGVFRRVLHLPNRPNYMTNTRSSVAKVRSQSAPKQRPELAGLRKWVSLNLNEAVESRASLSGVESRKSCSQAHGAFNFKSAVVERLDKSVELGRDYYLQRMW, from the exons ATGGGCCGAGCTACGAGGTGGCTGAGGAGTCTTcttggcgggaagaaagatgccAAGGATCAAAAGGACGATGCCGGTACCGGTGgcggagaaaggaaagagaagaaaaggtggAGCTTTGGGAAGTTCAGAAGGAGCTCCAGCGGAGGGGAGACGCAGAATCCAGTGCCGGCGGCAGATTCAGAATGGTTGAAATCATTCTATGCTGAGAGGGAGGAGCAGAACATGCATGCTATCGCGGTGGCGGTCGCCACCACCGCTGCAGCTAGTGCAGCAGTGACGGCAGCTCAGGCGGCGGTGGTGCGGCTCCAGAGCCAGGGGAGGGGCACGATGTTTAATGGCGGCATCGAGCAGTGGGCGGCCGTCAAGATTCAAACAGCTTTCAGAGGATATCTA GCAAAGAAAGCTCTTCGAGCTCTCAAAGCTTTAGTAAAGCTACAAGCTCTGGTCCGAGGCTTCCTTGTGAGGAAGCAAGCGGCTGCAACTCTTCACCGATTGCAAGCTCTTATAAGAGCTCAGGCCGCCGCTCGGCAGCAGAACTCTCGCAGCCTCCCTTCAAAAGAAGGAAGATTTCCAGCAGATATCCGTCCCCGGCAATCATAT GAAAGGTTTAATGAAGCAAGAAGTGAACAATTAGCACCAGTTCATAGCCGGAGGCTGTCGTGCCTTGACAGTCCGAGCTACAGCATTGATAGGAGTCCAAAGATTGTTGAGATGGATACTTGCAGAATAAAGTCGAGATCTTCCCGTAGAACCACCCCTTCTGTTTCAGAGCCTACTGAAGACCAGCACACACTGTCCATTTCCTCTCCATTTCCATGTCAAACTCCCACTAGACTCTCCATACGCACTCGCCAAATATCCCAAGATCGGGACTCAAGTCTCAGTAGAGATGACAAATGCCGGTACTCCAAGACTGCTTATAACACCCCTCGCTATGTGGGCTATGCAAGCAATACTCCGGTAACACCGGCGAAGAGCCTCAACACCGTCGATGGGGTTTTCCGGCGAGTTCTTCATTTGCCAAACCGGCCTAACTATATGACAAACACGAGGTCGTCTGTGGCGAAGGTGCGGTCGCAGAGTGCACCAAAGCAGAGGCCAGAGCTGGCAGGGCTGAGGAAGTGGGTGTCATTGAATCTGAATGAGGCGGTAGAGTCCAGGGCTAGCTTGAGTGGTGTTGAGTCAAGAAAGTCTTGTTCACAAGCACATGGAGCCTTTAATTTTAAGAGTGCTGTGGTGGAGAGGCTTGATAAGTCTGTTGAATTGGGCAGGGACTACTACTTGCAGAGGATGTGGTGA